Proteins encoded in a region of the Prunus persica cultivar Lovell chromosome G4, Prunus_persica_NCBIv2, whole genome shotgun sequence genome:
- the LOC18778962 gene encoding gamma-soluble NSF attachment protein, producing the protein MAGSDPNKLMAKADKLTRLSLTRWSADWKSATLLYEQAANGFRIAKDYEKAKEALEKASKGQELISSPWDAAKHMESAAALAKELGKWNEVADFYRRASELYVVCGRSQPASDALAKGARALEDSVPDEAIQLYTDACVLLEDDDKDQMAFDLYRAATSVYIKLEKYTDAAAFLLRWGLAADKCNATNSQCKAYLSAIIVYLYVHDIKQAEKCYNDCSQVDTFSRSDQCRFASKLFSAYTEGDVEEIKRLSQSSTVNNLDHMVIRLARKLPTGDVSALKTHASDEQEPLDEDDLT; encoded by the exons ATGGCGGGTTCCGATCCAAACAAGTTGATGGCCAAAGCCGATAAATT AACGAGGCTCAGTCTTACAAGGTGGAGTGCAGATTGGAAAAGCGCTACTCTTCTGTATGAACAAGCTG CTAATGGGTTTAGGATTGCCAAGGATTATGAGAAAGCAAAGGAAGCATTGGAAAAAGCATCAAAAGGACAAGAATTGATCTCTTC ACCCTGGGATGCTGCAAAGCATATGGAGTCAGCTGCTGCTTTAGCAAAggagttgggaaaatggaaTGAAGTTGCTGATTTCTATAGAAGGGCATCTGAATTGTACGTTGTGTGTGGGAGATCACAACCTGCATCAGATGCTCTTGCGAAAGGGGCCCG AGCTCTGGAAGATTCTGTTCCTGATGAAGCTATTCAACTTTACACTGATGCTTGTGTTCTTCTTGAAGATGATGACAAGGATCAAATGGCCTTTGATCTATATCGTGCTGCCACTAGTGTTTATATAAAACTTGAGAA GTACACAGATGCTGCTGCTTTTCTGTTGAGATGGGGCTTAGCAGCTGATAAGTGTAATGCTACCAATAGCCAATGCAAG GCATATCTTAGTGCAATAATTGTTTACCTCTATGTTCATGACATCAAACAAGCAGAAAAATGCTACAATGATTGCTCCCA GGTTGACACCTTTTCGAGAAGTGATCAATGCCGTTTTGCAAGTAAACTTTTTTCTGCTTACACAGAAGGTGACGTTGAAGAAATTAAACGGCTTTCTCAGTCAAGCACGGTTAATAATCTTGATCACatg GTCATCAGGCTCGCCAGGAAACTGCCCACAGGTGATGTGAGTGCACTGAAGACACATGCTTCCGACGAGCAAGAACCACTGGACGAAGATGACCTTACATAG
- the LOC18778503 gene encoding vegetative cell wall protein gp1: MGLVQFCMLLSVLIMAANLGALFVEARQHPAGISKQAQEQTGRATESGNYLNEGEMMEQLSKAKMEFGQMKTLSPFPNIPGVPIPQIPFGPQTPGVPIPQIPFTPQIPGFPIPQIPFAPQIPSVPIPQLPFAPPFGIPKIPSVPPLPDFPVPPINIPNIPFLSPPPA; encoded by the coding sequence ATGGGTTTGGTTCAGTTTTGCATGTTGTTGAGTGTGTTGATAATGGCAGCCAATCTGGGGGCGCTTTTCGTTGAGGCACGCCAACACCCTGCAGGGATATCAAAACAGGCTCAAGAGCAAACTGGAAGAGCCACAGAAAGTGGGAATTATCTGAATGAAGGAGAGATGATGGAGCAGTTAAGCAAGGCCAAAATGGAGTTTGGTCAGATGAAGACTTTGTCACCTTTTCCTAATATTCCTGGCGTTCCAATTCCACAGATACCATTTGGGCCTCAAACTCCTGGTGTTCCAATTCCACAGATACCATTTACACCCCAAATTCCTGGTTTCCCAATTCCACAAATCCCATTTGCACCCCAAATTCCTAGTGTTCCAATTCCACAGTTACCATTTGCACCTCCATTTGGAATTCCTAAAATACCTTCAGTCCCACCACTTCCTGACTTTCCAGTCCCTCCTATCAACATTCCCAATATCCCTTTCCTTTCACCTCCTCCTGCATAA
- the LOC18781429 gene encoding subtilisin-like protease SBT2.2 isoform X2: MGRIYGVHLMVLLFLGMFMSSFCQDDDSDDFTAVYIVTLREVPAAHYEAELRRNSNGIRHSGASERLNIHKHRYRNISRTDKRYSSYIARVHDSLLRRVLRGEKYLKLYSYHYLISGFAVLVTPDQVDKLSRRREVANVVLDFSVRTATTHTPQFLGLPQGAWVQGGGYESAGEGMVIGFIDTGIDPTHSSFADHTSEHPYPVPAHFSGICEVTRDFPSGSCNRKLIGARHFAASAITRGVFNSSQDFASPFDGDGHGTHTASIAAGNHGIPVVVAGHHFGNASGMAPRSHIAVYKALYKGFGGFAADVVAAIDQAAQDGVDIISLSITPNRRPPGVATFFNPIDMALLSAVKAGIFVVQAAGNTGPSPKSMSSFSPWIFTVGSASHDRVYSNSIILGNNVTIPGVGLAPGTENDTMYTLISAVHALNNGTTVADDMYVGECQDSSKFNQDLIQGNLLICSYSIRFVLGISTVNHALETAKNLSAVGVVFYMDAFVIGFQLNPTPMKIPGIIIPSPEDSKVLLKYYNYSLERDIMTKKIVKFGALATICGGFKANYSSSAPKIMYYSARGPDPEDNFLDDAEIMKPNLVAPGNSIWAAWSSVGADSVEFQGENFAMMSGTSMAAPHIAGLAALVRQKFPNFSPSAIASALSTTASLYDKNGGPIMAQRAYAFPDQNQSPATPFDMGSGFVNATAALNPGLIFDSSYDNYMSFLCGINGSAPVVLNYTGESCWVYNSTIAGADLNLPSITIAKLNQSRTVLRSVMNVGGNETYSVGWSAPFGVSVKVSPAHFYIASGEKQVLSVFFNSTANSTTASYGRIGLFGNQGHVVNIPLSVIVKITYNTTKT, translated from the exons ATGGGCAGAATTTATGGGGTGCACTTAATGGTGTTACTTTTTTTGGGGATGTTTATGAGCTCGTTCTgtcaagatgatgattctgatgaCTTCACGGCTGTGTATATTGTCACTCTTAGAGAAGTTCCTGCTGCTCATTACGAAGCTGAGTTGAGAAGGAACAGTAATGGTATCAGACATAGCGGCGCTTCTGAGAGGTTGAACATTCACAAACACAG ataTAGAAATATTTCAAGAACGGATAAGAGGTATAGCTCTTATATTGCTCGAGTTCATGATTCGCTATTGAGGAGGGTGTTGAGAGGGGAGAAATATCTGAAGCTGTACAGCTACCATTACTTGATTAGCGGATTTGCTGTGCTTGTTACCCCAGATCAG GTTGATAAGCTTTCCAGGAGGAGAGAAGTAGCAAATGTGGTTTTGGACTTTTCTGTTAGAACTGCAACCACCCATACTCCTCAGTTTTTGGGTTTGCCACAAGGAGCGTGGGTCCAAGGAGGCGGATATGAATCAGCTGGAGAAGGGATGGTCATTGGGTTTATTGATACTGGCATTGATCCAACTCACAGTAGTTTTGCTGACCATACATCTGAACATCCATATCCAGTTCCGGCACATTTTTCTGGCATCTGTGAGGTTACCCGGGATTTCCCATCTGGTTCCTGCAATAGGAAGCTTATTGGAGCCCGCCATTTTGCAGCATCTGCTATAACCAGAGGTGTTTTCAATTCATCACAGGACTTTGCTTCTCCATTTGATGGTGATGGCCATGGCAC GCACACTGCTTCCATTGCTGCAGGAAACCATGGAATTCCAGTGGTTGTTGCTGGGCATCATTTTGGAAATGCAAGTGGGATGGCTCCTCGTTCACA CATCGCTGTTTACAAGGCACTGTACAAAGGCTTTGGAGGCTTTGCTGCTGATGTTGTTGCTGCCATAGACCAG GCTGCTCAGGATGGGGTTGACATAATAAGCTTATCAATCACTCCCAACAGGCGTCCTCCCGGCGTTGCAACATTTTTCAATCCCATAGACATGGCATTACTATCAGCTGTAAAGGCTGGTATATTTGTTGTCCAAGCAGCGGGCAATACCGGACCATCACCAAAGAGCATGTCTTCCTTCAGTCCATGGATATTCACTGTTGGCTCTGCCTCCCATGACAGAGTCTACAGCAACTCTATAATCCTTGGCAACAATGTCACCATTCCAGGAGTTGGACTTGCAC CGGGAACAGAGAATGATACAATGTACACGCTGATTTCTGCCGTACATGCTTTGAACAACGGCACAACAGTGGCAGATGATATGTATGTGGGTGAATGCCAAGACTCAAGCAAGTTCAATCAGGATTTGATCCAGGGGAACCTCTTGATCTGTAGCTACTCAATCCGGTTTGTGCTTGGGATCTCCACAGTCAATCACGCCCTGGAAACAGCCAAAAACCTAAGTGCAGTTGGTGTCGTCTTCTACATGGATGCTTTTGTAATTGGTTTTCAGCTTAACCCAACTCCAATGAAAATACCTGGCATCATAATCCCATCCCCAGAGGATTCCAAG GTTTTACTCAAATACTACAATTATTCCTTGGAGAGAGATATCATGACAAagaaaattgtcaaatttggGGCACTTGCAACCATTTGTGGAGGTTTCAAAGCAAACTACAGTAGTTCTGCACCAAAGATCATGTATTACTCTGCTAGAGGACCAGATCCGGAAGACAATTTTCTTGATGATGCAGAAATAATGAAACCCAACTTGGTAGCTCCTGGAAATTCTATATGGGCTGCTTGGAGTTCGGTTGGCGCAGACTCGGTTGAATTTCAAG GTGAGAACTTTGCAATGATGTCTGGGACAAGCATGGCTGCTCCTCATATTGCTGGGCTTGCTGCACTGGTTAGGCAGAAGTTCCCCAATTTCAGTCCTTCAGCCATTGCATCTGCACTTTCCACAACAGCTTCTCTATATGACAAGAATGGTGGGCCCATAATGGCTCAACGTGCTTATGCGTTTCCAGATCAAAACCAGTCTCCAGCAACACCCTTTGACATGGGCAGTGGTTTTGTGAATGCTACAGCGGCACTGAATCCGGGATTGATTTTTGATTCCA GTTATGACAATTATATGTCATTTCTTTGTGGCATCAATGGATCAGCTCCTGTGGTTTTGAATTACACTGGTGAGAGCTGTTGGGTTTATAATTCTACCATTGCCGGTGCTGACCTGAACTTGCCATCAATAACAATAGCAAAACTGAACCAGTCTAGAACGGTGCTCAGATCAGTGATGAACGTTGGTGGAAATGAGACTTATAGTGTTGGCTGGAGTGCTCCTTTTGGAGTTTCAGTAAAGGTGTCTCCAGCTCATTTTTACATTGCCAGTGGGGAGAAACAGGTCTTAAGTGTATTCTTCAATTCTACGGCAAACAGCACCACTGCTAGCTATGGAAGGATTGGACTATTTGGAAATCAAGGTCATGTTGTCAACATTCCTTTGTCAGTCATTGTCAAAATCACATATAATACTACTAAAACCTAA
- the LOC18781429 gene encoding subtilisin-like protease SBT2.2 isoform X1: MGRIYGVHLMVLLFLGMFMSSFCQDDDSDDFTAVYIVTLREVPAAHYEAELRRNSNGIRHSGASERLNIHKHRYRNISRTDKRYSSYIARVHDSLLRRVLRGEKYLKLYSYHYLISGFAVLVTPDQVDKLSRRREVANVVLDFSVRTATTHTPQFLGLPQGAWVQGGGYESAGEGMVIGFIDTGIDPTHSSFADHTSEHPYPVPAHFSGICEVTRDFPSGSCNRKLIGARHFAASAITRGVFNSSQDFASPFDGDGHGTHTASIAAGNHGIPVVVAGHHFGNASGMAPRSHIAVYKALYKGFGGFAADVVAAIDQAAQDGVDIISLSITPNRRPPGVATFFNPIDMALLSAVKAGIFVVQAAGNTGPSPKSMSSFSPWIFTVGSASHDRVYSNSIILGNNVTIPGVGLAPGTENDTMYTLISAVHALNNGTTVADDMYVGECQDSSKFNQDLIQGNLLICSYSIRFVLGISTVNHALETAKNLSAVGVVFYMDAFVIGFQLNPTPMKIPGIIIPSPEDSKVLLKYYNYSLERDIMTKKIVKFGALATICGGFKANYSSSAPKIMYYSARGPDPEDNFLDDAEIMKPNLVAPGNSIWAAWSSVGADSVEFQGRNTLPGENFAMMSGTSMAAPHIAGLAALVRQKFPNFSPSAIASALSTTASLYDKNGGPIMAQRAYAFPDQNQSPATPFDMGSGFVNATAALNPGLIFDSSYDNYMSFLCGINGSAPVVLNYTGESCWVYNSTIAGADLNLPSITIAKLNQSRTVLRSVMNVGGNETYSVGWSAPFGVSVKVSPAHFYIASGEKQVLSVFFNSTANSTTASYGRIGLFGNQGHVVNIPLSVIVKITYNTTKT; this comes from the exons ATGGGCAGAATTTATGGGGTGCACTTAATGGTGTTACTTTTTTTGGGGATGTTTATGAGCTCGTTCTgtcaagatgatgattctgatgaCTTCACGGCTGTGTATATTGTCACTCTTAGAGAAGTTCCTGCTGCTCATTACGAAGCTGAGTTGAGAAGGAACAGTAATGGTATCAGACATAGCGGCGCTTCTGAGAGGTTGAACATTCACAAACACAG ataTAGAAATATTTCAAGAACGGATAAGAGGTATAGCTCTTATATTGCTCGAGTTCATGATTCGCTATTGAGGAGGGTGTTGAGAGGGGAGAAATATCTGAAGCTGTACAGCTACCATTACTTGATTAGCGGATTTGCTGTGCTTGTTACCCCAGATCAG GTTGATAAGCTTTCCAGGAGGAGAGAAGTAGCAAATGTGGTTTTGGACTTTTCTGTTAGAACTGCAACCACCCATACTCCTCAGTTTTTGGGTTTGCCACAAGGAGCGTGGGTCCAAGGAGGCGGATATGAATCAGCTGGAGAAGGGATGGTCATTGGGTTTATTGATACTGGCATTGATCCAACTCACAGTAGTTTTGCTGACCATACATCTGAACATCCATATCCAGTTCCGGCACATTTTTCTGGCATCTGTGAGGTTACCCGGGATTTCCCATCTGGTTCCTGCAATAGGAAGCTTATTGGAGCCCGCCATTTTGCAGCATCTGCTATAACCAGAGGTGTTTTCAATTCATCACAGGACTTTGCTTCTCCATTTGATGGTGATGGCCATGGCAC GCACACTGCTTCCATTGCTGCAGGAAACCATGGAATTCCAGTGGTTGTTGCTGGGCATCATTTTGGAAATGCAAGTGGGATGGCTCCTCGTTCACA CATCGCTGTTTACAAGGCACTGTACAAAGGCTTTGGAGGCTTTGCTGCTGATGTTGTTGCTGCCATAGACCAG GCTGCTCAGGATGGGGTTGACATAATAAGCTTATCAATCACTCCCAACAGGCGTCCTCCCGGCGTTGCAACATTTTTCAATCCCATAGACATGGCATTACTATCAGCTGTAAAGGCTGGTATATTTGTTGTCCAAGCAGCGGGCAATACCGGACCATCACCAAAGAGCATGTCTTCCTTCAGTCCATGGATATTCACTGTTGGCTCTGCCTCCCATGACAGAGTCTACAGCAACTCTATAATCCTTGGCAACAATGTCACCATTCCAGGAGTTGGACTTGCAC CGGGAACAGAGAATGATACAATGTACACGCTGATTTCTGCCGTACATGCTTTGAACAACGGCACAACAGTGGCAGATGATATGTATGTGGGTGAATGCCAAGACTCAAGCAAGTTCAATCAGGATTTGATCCAGGGGAACCTCTTGATCTGTAGCTACTCAATCCGGTTTGTGCTTGGGATCTCCACAGTCAATCACGCCCTGGAAACAGCCAAAAACCTAAGTGCAGTTGGTGTCGTCTTCTACATGGATGCTTTTGTAATTGGTTTTCAGCTTAACCCAACTCCAATGAAAATACCTGGCATCATAATCCCATCCCCAGAGGATTCCAAG GTTTTACTCAAATACTACAATTATTCCTTGGAGAGAGATATCATGACAAagaaaattgtcaaatttggGGCACTTGCAACCATTTGTGGAGGTTTCAAAGCAAACTACAGTAGTTCTGCACCAAAGATCATGTATTACTCTGCTAGAGGACCAGATCCGGAAGACAATTTTCTTGATGATGCAGAAATAATGAAACCCAACTTGGTAGCTCCTGGAAATTCTATATGGGCTGCTTGGAGTTCGGTTGGCGCAGACTCGGTTGAATTTCAAGGTAGAAATACACTACCTG GTGAGAACTTTGCAATGATGTCTGGGACAAGCATGGCTGCTCCTCATATTGCTGGGCTTGCTGCACTGGTTAGGCAGAAGTTCCCCAATTTCAGTCCTTCAGCCATTGCATCTGCACTTTCCACAACAGCTTCTCTATATGACAAGAATGGTGGGCCCATAATGGCTCAACGTGCTTATGCGTTTCCAGATCAAAACCAGTCTCCAGCAACACCCTTTGACATGGGCAGTGGTTTTGTGAATGCTACAGCGGCACTGAATCCGGGATTGATTTTTGATTCCA GTTATGACAATTATATGTCATTTCTTTGTGGCATCAATGGATCAGCTCCTGTGGTTTTGAATTACACTGGTGAGAGCTGTTGGGTTTATAATTCTACCATTGCCGGTGCTGACCTGAACTTGCCATCAATAACAATAGCAAAACTGAACCAGTCTAGAACGGTGCTCAGATCAGTGATGAACGTTGGTGGAAATGAGACTTATAGTGTTGGCTGGAGTGCTCCTTTTGGAGTTTCAGTAAAGGTGTCTCCAGCTCATTTTTACATTGCCAGTGGGGAGAAACAGGTCTTAAGTGTATTCTTCAATTCTACGGCAAACAGCACCACTGCTAGCTATGGAAGGATTGGACTATTTGGAAATCAAGGTCATGTTGTCAACATTCCTTTGTCAGTCATTGTCAAAATCACATATAATACTACTAAAACCTAA
- the LOC18778147 gene encoding probable ribose-5-phosphate isomerase 4, chloroplastic — protein sequence MALASIAIASSNPLYSSLTLPTSRGRGGGSSTRRRRTHCLKITGSSLAGGSALFQAAHHTVDTYIKSGMVIGLGSGQASDMAIQYIGLQLGAGALKDIVGIPMSIACASEAAKAGIPLGHYEYCSQIDFAFDDADIIEEGTLISVIGRTINQGEESIIQEKSILNAANKLVFMITENQYKSGPDGSIPVLVNSLNWMQAAEEIDDLFLGDAEVWRRPSIGIAGPNGGEFPLVTKEGHNVLDVIFTSPILSLNEVSKSLDEVDGVIDHGIISKFPCTAVIASESGLSVVDNLPKNAVKEP from the exons ATGGCACTGGCATCCATAGCCATAGCATCATCAAATCCCCTGTACTCTTCTCTAACTTTACCAACTTccagaggaagaggaggaggcagcagcacaaggagaagaaggacCCATTGTCTAAAGATTACTGGGTCCAGTCTCGCTGGTGGCTCTGCTCTTTTCCAAGCAGCCCACCATACT GTGGATACATACATTAAAAGTGGTATGGTTATTGGGTTGGGGTCTGGTCAAGCTTCTGATATGGCCATACAGTATATAGGTCTGCAACTTGGTGCAGGTGCTCTAAAAGATATAGTGGGGATACCAAT GTCCATAGCATGTGCAAGTGAGGCGGCAAAGGCAGGAATTCCATTGGGTCACTATGAGTATTGTTCTCAA ATTGATTTTGCATTTGATGATGCTGATATTATAGAAGAAGGAACACTTATATCTGTCATTGGGCGAACAATAAATCAGGGAGAGGAGTCCATAATCCAAGAGAAG TCTATACTAAACGCAGCCAATAAGCTTGTGTTCATGATCACAGAAAACCAGTACAAAAGTGGTCCGGATGGTTCTATTCCAGTTTTAGTGAATTCT CTCAACTGGATGCAAGCTGCTGAAGAGATAGATGACCTTTTTTTAGGTGATGCAGAG GTATGGAGAAGACCATCAATTGGGATCGCGGGTCCTAATGGGGGTGAGTTCCCACTAGTCACCAAAGAAGGCCATAATGTTCTTGATGTCATATTTACATCTCCAATACTAAGCCTGA ATGAAGTATCGAAGAGCCTTGATGAAGTTGATGGGGTCATAGACCATGGAATCATTTCCAAGTTCCC ATGCACAGCAGTAATTGCTTCAGAAAGTGGGCTGTCTGTTGTTGATAATCTGCCAAAGAATGCTGTAAAGGAACCCTAA
- the LOC18778487 gene encoding beta-amyrin 28-oxidase, whose amino-acid sequence METLYLALSLGAAFLAFIIFAFKGKSDDGKNLPPGSMGWPIVGETLEFLFGKPEIFVSKRMKRYSPEIFKTKILGEKTAVICGPNGHKFLFSNEQKYFTAFRPHSMQKMFRSYKAPAAAAAAAAPPAVAQPDRDEEAKVLRSPGFLKPEALVRYLGVMDSITQVQMKAYWEGKDEVEVYPLTKTLTLGLACKFFLGIDEPDRIARFVSNFDDVTVGMHSLILNFPGTTFYKATKAADELRRELKIVIQEKKAAMASGAPMHDILSHMIVASDPTGKHMPEAEVADKIMGLLTAGYSTVATAMTFFMKYVGERPDIYAKVLAEHKEIADSKKPGQFLEWDDVNKMKYSWNVLYEVMRFTPPLQGTFREALTDFTYAGYTIPKGWKVYWTVSTTNMNPKYFPNPEKFDPSRYDDLNAFPAFTFVPFGGGPRMCPGKEYARLAILTFVHNVVMRFKWEVLFPKEKITGDMMPTPEKGLPVRLIRH is encoded by the exons ATGGAGACCCTTTACCTTGCCTTGTCTTTGGGTGCTGCTTTTTTAGCCTTTATCATCTTTGCATTCAAAGGCAAATCAGATGATGGCAAGAACCTTCCACCAGGGAGCATGGGGTGGCCTATTGTGGGTGAAACTCTGGAGTTTCTGTTTGGGAAGCCAGAAATCTTTGTGTCCAAGAGGATGAAGAGGTACTCCCCTGAAATCTTCAAGACCAAGATTCTTGGAGAGAAAACTGCTGTTATTTGTGGTCCTAATGGACACAAATTTCTGTTTTCCAATGAGCAGAAGTACTTCACAGCTTTTCGACCACATTCCATGCAAAAGATGTTTCGTTCGTACAAGGCTCCTGcagcagctgctgctgctgctgctcctCCAGCAGTAGCACAACCTGATCGTGACGAAGAAGCCAAAGTGTTGAGGTCACCGGGGTTTTTGAAGCCCGAAGCATTGGTAAGGTACTTGGGTGTAATGGACTCTATCACCCAAGTACAGATGAAGGCCTATTGGGAAGGCAAAGATGAGGTAGAGGTGTACCCTCTGACCAAGACCCTCACTCTAGGCCTTGCCTGCAAATTCTTCTTGGGCATAGATGAGCCAGACAGAATTGCAAGGTTTGTGAGCAATTTCGATGATGTGACTGTTGGGATGCATTCACTTATTCTGAATTTCCCAGGAACAACATTCTACAAAGCAACCAAAGCAGCCGATGAACTTCGAAGGGAGTTGAAGATTGTGATTCAGGAGAAGAAGGCTGCAATGGCATCAGGAGCTCCCATGCATGACATATTGTCACATATGATTGTGGCAAGTGACCCAACTGGCAAACACATGCCAGAGGCTGAGGTTGCTGATAAGATCATGGGTTTGCTGACAGCAGGATACAGCACTGTGGCTACTGCCATGACTTTCTTCATGAAATATGTTGGAGAGAGGCCAGACATTTATGCCAAAGTCCTAGCTG AACACAAGGAGATTGCAGACTCAAAGAAGCCTGGACAATTTTTGGAGTGGGATGACGTCAACAAGATGAAGTACTCATGGAATGTATTGTATGAAGTGATGAGATTCACACCACCACTTCAGGGGACATTCAGAGAAGCCTTGACTGATTTCACCTATGCTGGTTACACCATCCCAAAGGGCTGGAAG GTGTATTGGACTGTAAGTACAACAAACATGAACCCAAAGTACTTTCCCAACCCAGAAAAGTTTGACCCCTCAAGATATGATGACTTGAATGCATTCCCAGCTTTCACATTTGTTCCATTTGGAGGAGGACCAAGAATGTGTCCTGGCAAAGAGTATGCAAGGCTTGCAATTCTCACTTTTGTTCACAATGTGGTGATGAGGTTCAAATGGGAAGTATTGTTCCCTAAGGAGAAGATCACTGGCGACATGATGCCGACACCAGAGAAAGGACTTCCGGTTCGCCTTATACGTCACTAG